The DNA window ACAGGGTTATCAAAGTTGAAAACTGGTGACAGGCTATGGTTTTTCTTTAGTCCTAGAGACAGAAAATATCCAAATGGAGCAAGGTCGAACCGAGCGACAAGGCATGGTTATTGGAAAGTCACAGGGAAGGACCGTGTCATCGTGTATAAAGCTCGTTCCGTGGGGATAAAGAAGACTCTGGTTTTTTATGGAGGTCGTGCACCAAATGGAGAACGAACAGATTGGGTGATGCATGAATATACCATGGACGAAGAGGAGCTGGGAAGATGCGAGAATGTGCAGGATTATTATGCACTCTATAAGTTGTACAAGAAGAGTGGACCTGGTCCTAAAAATGGCGAGCAGTATGGCGCACATTTCAGAGAAGAGGACTGGGCTACTGATGATCTTAATGTTCATTACCGAATTGACGGGGACAACTCGATGAAGCGAGTTAATGTCACCGTGCTAGTTGATGATCCGAAAACTTTTAACTGTCAACAGCGTTCACCACCTGATGAGCTTGAGGAAATCTTGAATCAAATGGCAAATGATTCTGTTCTAGTCCCACCTCATTCAGCTGATTATGGATTTTCTCTGGATCAGTTTCTCGGCGAAGTGGAAAATCAGAGTCCCTCAATGAACCATCTTTCAGAAGCTATGGCCTTTCCGTCTTTCCAACCATGTAGCCAGCAACATCACGTACAAGCTGGCTTTGACCTTGCACGGTCTGACCTTACTCAACTACTAAATGAGGCGCCTGAAGTCACTTCTCAAAATCTTAGTGGGCAAGAGCTTCGTTTGACTGAAGAGGATTTTCTTGAAATGAATGATCTAATTGATAAGGAACCAACTTTGCAAAATCTTGTGGGACCCGTTGATAACCTAGAGAATCTGCGGTTTGATGGGTTTGATTGTTTGGGCGAGATTGACCAGTACCAAGACGCTGCATTGTTCTTTAATGAAATGGGGCATGGTGAGTCTGGTCAGATTTCACAACTGCAAGGGAATTATTACAATAATGTTGTGATAAACCCGGTCACAAGCTCATTTTCGAACAATCTTGATAATGGAACAGTGAATTACCAGTGGACAGACGAGCAAAGATGCACTACATTCAATGCGTCAGAAGCAAATCAAATGTTCATTAGTTCCTCAACGT is part of the Primulina eburnea isolate SZY01 chromosome 1, ASM2296580v1, whole genome shotgun sequence genome and encodes:
- the LOC140842376 gene encoding NAC domain-containing protein 17-like gives rise to the protein MDCFGNGSMFPPGFRFHPTDEELVLFYLKGKICRKRCREDVIGETDVYKWDPEELPGLSKLKTGDRLWFFFSPRDRKYPNGARSNRATRHGYWKVTGKDRVIVYKARSVGIKKTLVFYGGRAPNGERTDWVMHEYTMDEEELGRCENVQDYYALYKLYKKSGPGPKNGEQYGAHFREEDWATDDLNVHYRIDGDNSMKRVNVTVLVDDPKTFNCQQRSPPDELEEILNQMANDSVLVPPHSADYGFSLDQFLGEVENQSPSMNHLSEAMAFPSFQPCSQQHHVQAGFDLARSDLTQLLNEAPEVTSQNLSGQELRLTEEDFLEMNDLIDKEPTLQNLVGPVDNLENLRFDGFDCLGEIDQYQDAALFFNEMGHGESGQISQLQGNYYNNVVINPVTSSFSNNLDNGTVNYQWTDEQRCTTFNASEANQMFISSSTSGLIHQNQIHNHNRGDVINFPTGANENQNNEQNDGTYSLFSSALWAFVESIPTTPAAASENALVNRAFERMSSFNRIRLNSRNMNVATGNTSASSRISGKFITGFICFSLVGVLCAILWMMIGTSLCKSVGLNVTD